The following proteins are co-located in the Alcaligenes faecalis genome:
- the pyrC gene encoding dihydroorotase — MSPTVDTLVIRRPDDWHLHLRDGAVLESVLGHTAAQFDRAIVMPNLTPPVTAIVQALAYRERILSALAKTEYVGKFEPLMTLYLTDNTQPEEIVRAKESGVVHGVKLYPAGATTNSDAGVTDLLKNCSKALAQMQESGMPLLMHGEVTDPSIDLFDREAVFIERVMIPMRKAFPELKVVFEHLTTAEGAAYVSQAEGPVAATITAHHLLYNRNALFQGGLQPHWYCLPVLKREKHRQALVDAATSDSNRFFLGTDSAPHSRSRKEQSCGCAGCYTALHAMELYASAFDKAGRLDRLEAFASLNGPAFYGLPVNEGTMTLQRSQFTIPESVEMAGEPLIPLAAGQALDWSVVS; from the coding sequence ATGAGCCCTACTGTGGATACCCTGGTCATTCGTCGTCCTGACGATTGGCATTTGCACCTGCGCGACGGTGCTGTGTTGGAGTCGGTTTTGGGCCATACTGCGGCACAATTTGACCGGGCTATCGTCATGCCCAATCTGACCCCACCCGTTACCGCAATCGTACAGGCGTTGGCCTATCGGGAGCGTATTCTGAGCGCCTTGGCCAAAACCGAGTATGTCGGCAAGTTTGAGCCTTTGATGACCTTGTACCTGACTGATAATACTCAGCCTGAGGAAATTGTTCGCGCCAAGGAAAGCGGGGTTGTGCATGGCGTGAAGCTCTATCCTGCCGGGGCCACCACCAATTCTGACGCGGGTGTGACGGATTTGCTGAAGAACTGTTCCAAGGCACTGGCCCAGATGCAGGAATCGGGCATGCCTTTGCTGATGCACGGCGAGGTCACGGACCCCAGTATCGACTTGTTCGACCGTGAAGCCGTATTCATTGAGCGCGTGATGATTCCTATGCGTAAGGCTTTTCCCGAGCTGAAAGTGGTATTTGAGCATTTGACCACGGCAGAGGGCGCCGCTTACGTGAGCCAGGCCGAGGGCCCGGTTGCTGCGACCATCACGGCCCATCACTTGCTCTATAACCGTAATGCTCTGTTCCAAGGTGGCTTGCAGCCACACTGGTACTGTCTGCCTGTCTTGAAGCGTGAGAAGCACCGTCAGGCTTTGGTGGACGCCGCAACCAGTGACAGCAATCGTTTCTTCCTGGGGACAGATAGCGCACCCCACTCGCGTAGCCGCAAGGAACAAAGCTGTGGTTGTGCGGGCTGTTATACCGCGCTGCACGCTATGGAACTGTACGCATCGGCTTTTGACAAGGCCGGTCGTCTGGATCGTCTGGAAGCCTTTGCCAGCTTGAATGGCCCCGCTTTTTACGGCTTGCCTGTCAATGAAGGAACAATGACGCTGCAACGCAGCCAGTTCACTATTCCCGAATCCGTGGAAATGGCCGGTGAGCCATTGATTCCGCTGGCGGCCGGTCAGGCTCTGGACTGGAGTGTGGTGAGCTAA
- a CDS encoding deoxyribodipyrimidine photo-lyase gives MSISAPPDPSPRVLCWLRRDLRLHDHAALHHALKSGLPVACVFVFDSTILECLPADDVRLAFIHDSLLQVQEQLRQYGSELITAHGDPVHKIPELANSLNAKAVYANEDYEPAAMTRDQTVSRTLSTQDIELRLFKDQVIFARDEILTQQKQPYTVFTPYKRNWLARIQSRDIQPYDCTQGPWAALPEQALPDLDELGFQEKSRAKLLNPAGWQGAQTLLEQFEPRIHAYHERRDFPAKRGVSYLAPHLRFGTLSIRQAVSLAWPSDSEGAATWLSELIWREFYQQFLWHHPETATESFKPAYKDLPFPNREDWFQAWKEGRTGYPIVDAAMRQLNQSGYMHNRLRMISASFLVKDLLIDWRLGEQYFAQKLLDYDMASNVGGWQWAASTGCDAQPYFRIFNPVTQSRKFDPDGQFIRRYVPELASLDKQAVHAPWQAKQLPIEFRPGQDYPAPIVDHDTQRHLALALFKQAGEHEQAN, from the coding sequence ATGTCTATCTCTGCTCCTCCCGATCCAAGCCCACGTGTTCTATGCTGGCTGCGTCGTGATCTTCGCCTGCATGACCACGCAGCCTTGCACCACGCACTGAAAAGCGGTTTGCCTGTGGCCTGTGTGTTTGTCTTTGACAGCACAATCCTGGAATGCTTGCCTGCCGATGATGTACGACTGGCTTTTATACACGACAGCCTGCTGCAGGTGCAGGAGCAACTGCGCCAATATGGCAGCGAACTGATCACAGCCCATGGTGACCCGGTACATAAAATTCCTGAACTCGCTAACAGCCTGAATGCAAAGGCCGTCTATGCGAATGAGGACTACGAACCTGCGGCTATGACTCGGGATCAGACTGTCAGCCGAACCCTGTCCACACAAGACATCGAGCTACGGCTCTTCAAGGACCAGGTCATTTTTGCCCGCGATGAAATCCTGACGCAGCAAAAACAGCCCTATACCGTTTTTACCCCCTACAAGCGTAACTGGCTGGCGCGCATCCAATCGAGGGATATACAGCCCTATGACTGCACGCAAGGGCCATGGGCTGCCCTGCCAGAGCAAGCCTTGCCTGATTTGGACGAATTAGGCTTTCAGGAAAAATCTCGTGCAAAACTACTCAATCCCGCCGGTTGGCAAGGCGCCCAGACCTTGTTGGAGCAATTTGAGCCCAGAATCCATGCCTATCATGAACGCCGGGATTTTCCAGCCAAACGAGGTGTGTCCTATTTGGCCCCCCATCTGCGATTTGGAACACTATCCATCCGCCAAGCCGTATCTCTGGCCTGGCCCAGCGACTCCGAGGGCGCGGCTACCTGGCTGAGCGAACTGATCTGGCGAGAGTTCTACCAGCAGTTCCTATGGCATCATCCAGAAACGGCGACAGAAAGCTTCAAACCCGCCTACAAGGACTTGCCGTTTCCTAATCGCGAAGACTGGTTTCAGGCCTGGAAAGAAGGTCGAACCGGCTATCCAATTGTTGACGCCGCCATGCGTCAATTGAACCAGTCTGGCTATATGCACAACCGGCTACGTATGATCAGTGCATCCTTTTTAGTGAAAGACTTGCTGATAGACTGGCGATTGGGCGAGCAGTATTTTGCCCAGAAGCTACTTGATTACGATATGGCTTCCAATGTGGGGGGCTGGCAATGGGCCGCCTCCACCGGATGTGATGCGCAGCCTTACTTTCGCATCTTTAACCCCGTCACTCAATCGCGTAAATTTGATCCAGACGGACAATTCATACGTCGCTATGTGCCCGAACTGGCATCGTTGGACAAACAAGCTGTTCATGCGCCTTGGCAAGCCAAGCAGCTCCCTATCGAATTCCGGCCGGGACAAGACTACCCGGCCCCCATCGTGGATCACGACACGCAACGGCACCTTGCTTTGGCCTTATTCAAGCAAGCAGGAGAGCACGAACAAGCGAATTGA
- a CDS encoding pyridoxal-phosphate dependent enzyme, whose protein sequence is MSLELPDFADVVAAAERLAPVAHRTPVLTSATLNERLNGEVYFKCENFQRIGAFKFRGGFNALAQLNDQQK, encoded by the coding sequence ATGTCCCTGGAATTACCTGATTTTGCTGATGTTGTCGCTGCTGCTGAACGCTTGGCACCTGTCGCCCACCGCACACCAGTCTTGACCTCTGCAACCTTGAACGAGCGCCTGAATGGCGAAGTCTACTTCAAGTGTGAGAACTTTCAGCGTATTGGCGCCTTCAAGTTTCGAGGTGGCTTCAATGCCTTGGCACAGTTAAATGATCAGCAAAAAAA
- a CDS encoding SWIB/MDM2 domain-containing protein, producing the protein MASTEKKPATRKPNAAFMKPLTPSPTLAAVIGSGALPRTEVTKKIWEYIKKHDLQDPKNRRNINADAKLRPLFGKDQVSMFELTKLVSAHLK; encoded by the coding sequence ATGGCCAGCACTGAAAAAAAACCTGCTACCCGCAAACCCAATGCAGCCTTCATGAAACCACTCACTCCTAGCCCGACACTGGCTGCGGTGATTGGCTCTGGCGCGCTTCCGCGCACTGAAGTTACGAAGAAAATCTGGGAATACATCAAGAAACACGATCTCCAGGATCCCAAGAACCGTCGCAATATCAATGCTGACGCCAAGCTGCGCCCCTTGTTCGGCAAGGATCAGGTCTCCATGTTTGAACTGACCAAGCTGGTCAGTGCTCACCTCAAATAA
- the ruvB gene encoding Holliday junction branch migration DNA helicase RuvB — translation MAIHSDSLSSLPSEQRIITPKPLSPNEESIERALRPKMLEDYVGQARAREQLEIFIAAARQRQEALDHVLLFGPPGLGKTTLAHIIAHEMGVNLRQTSGPVLERPGDLAALLTNLEPNDVLFIDEIHRLSPVVEEILYPALEDFQIDILIGEGPAARSVKLDLQPFTLVGATTRAGMLTNPLRDRFGIVSRLEFYDVKDLTHIVARSAGLLNVTTTDDGTYEIARRSRGTPRIANRLLRRVRDYAEVKTGGIIHTECAQAALSMLEVDPQGLDLMDRKLLEAIVHKFDGGPVGVDSLAAAIGEERDTIEDVIEPYLIQHGFLQRTPRGRIATLNTWRHLGLTPPRNTQGQDLFGAE, via the coding sequence ATGGCCATACACTCCGATTCGCTCTCCAGCCTGCCTTCTGAACAGCGCATCATCACGCCCAAACCCTTGTCACCCAACGAAGAGTCCATCGAACGCGCCTTGCGCCCCAAGATGCTGGAGGACTATGTCGGACAAGCCCGGGCGCGTGAGCAACTGGAAATCTTTATTGCGGCTGCCCGCCAACGCCAGGAAGCCCTGGACCACGTTCTGCTGTTTGGGCCGCCCGGTCTGGGTAAAACCACTCTGGCCCATATCATTGCTCATGAAATGGGGGTGAACCTGCGCCAAACCTCAGGCCCCGTATTGGAACGCCCGGGAGATCTGGCAGCCTTGCTGACCAACCTGGAACCCAACGATGTTCTATTTATTGACGAAATCCATCGCCTGTCACCCGTCGTGGAGGAAATCCTGTATCCCGCGCTGGAAGACTTTCAAATTGATATCCTGATTGGAGAAGGCCCAGCCGCCCGCAGTGTCAAACTGGATCTGCAGCCCTTTACCTTGGTCGGTGCCACCACTCGTGCCGGCATGCTGACCAACCCCTTGCGCGACCGCTTTGGCATTGTGTCCCGCCTGGAGTTCTATGATGTCAAGGACTTGACACACATTGTGGCGCGTAGTGCAGGGCTACTGAATGTCACCACCACGGATGACGGCACCTACGAAATTGCCCGCCGCTCACGTGGCACACCGCGTATTGCCAACCGGCTTTTGCGCCGCGTACGCGACTACGCCGAAGTCAAAACGGGCGGCATCATCCATACCGAATGCGCCCAAGCTGCGCTGTCCATGCTGGAGGTAGACCCGCAAGGACTGGATTTGATGGACAGAAAATTGCTGGAGGCCATCGTCCATAAATTCGACGGCGGTCCAGTAGGCGTAGACAGCCTGGCTGCTGCCATTGGCGAAGAGCGCGACACCATCGAGGACGTGATCGAGCCCTATCTGATCCAGCATGGTTTTTTACAACGCACTCCCAGAGGCCGTATTGCCACGCTGAACACTTGGCGTCACCTTGGACTCACGCCTCCACGCAATACACAAGGTCAGGATCTGTTTGGAGCAGAATAA